A genomic stretch from Frigoribacterium sp. PvP032 includes:
- a CDS encoding M50 family metallopeptidase: MDETTASLAALWARVAERADPLPLSWMLLAVAAGAALVLLPGTWHTVRHAVTVVHEGGHGLAAVLTGRRLTGIRLHSDTSGLTVSRGPRSGPGMVLTLLAGYTAPALASLGASWLLGAGFAAGLLWALLLLLALMLVQIRNWFGLWVVLVGGAVVASVTWLAPVEWQQVFGLVLVSVLGLGALRASVELQSSRRRAARHGARTESDADQLAGLTRVPGILWVGVFVGVSAACLVGASLLLFPGWLAP, encoded by the coding sequence ATGGACGAGACCACCGCCTCCCTGGCCGCGCTCTGGGCCCGGGTCGCGGAGCGCGCCGATCCGCTCCCCCTGTCGTGGATGCTGCTGGCCGTCGCGGCCGGGGCCGCGCTCGTGCTGCTGCCGGGCACCTGGCACACGGTGCGGCACGCGGTCACCGTCGTGCACGAGGGCGGGCACGGCCTGGCCGCGGTGCTGACCGGGCGGCGCCTGACCGGGATCCGGCTGCACTCGGACACGTCGGGGCTGACGGTCTCGCGCGGGCCGCGGTCCGGGCCGGGCATGGTGCTCACCCTCCTCGCGGGCTACACGGCCCCGGCGCTGGCCTCGCTCGGCGCCTCCTGGCTGCTCGGCGCGGGCTTCGCCGCCGGGCTGCTCTGGGCGCTGCTGCTGCTGCTCGCGCTGATGCTCGTGCAGATCCGGAACTGGTTCGGGCTGTGGGTCGTGCTCGTCGGCGGGGCCGTCGTCGCGAGTGTCACGTGGCTCGCCCCGGTCGAGTGGCAGCAGGTGTTCGGGCTCGTGCTGGTGAGCGTGCTGGGGCTCGGCGCCCTGCGCGCCTCCGTCGAGCTGCAGTCGAGCCGACGACGAGCGGCACGGCACGGCGCCCGCACCGAGTCGGACGCCGACCAGCTGGCCGGGCTCACCCGGGTGCCCGGCATCCTGTGGGTCGGCGTGTTCGTCGGGGTCTCGGCGGCGTGCCTCGTGGGCGCGTCGCTGCTGTTGTTCCCGGGGTGGCTCGCGCCCTAG
- a CDS encoding M4 family metallopeptidase → MTRFIVPPYLLAHLAAADTDRFVRAPEAARQGLLQIDEVRAARSEAPPVRRGAVARGPEVERTISDAQGTEHLPGVLVRGEGEPAGDDVAVTEAYDALGATHALFLEAYGRSSIDGAGLPLDATVHYGQDYDNAFWNGERMVFGDGDGEVFRRFTASVSVIGHELAHGVTQYTANLEYQGQSGALNESVSDVFGALVEQHLFDQTAEQATWLIGEGLFTEAVEGRALRSMSAPGTAYDDDVLGKDPQPAHMDDYVETTDDNGGVHLNSGIPNRAFFLVADALGGRAWERAGQVWYDTLVGGLVSTTASFAEFAAATVSAAAARYGEDSEEARATTAGWQGVGVEPAA, encoded by the coding sequence ATGACCCGCTTCATCGTTCCCCCGTACCTGCTCGCCCACCTCGCCGCGGCCGACACGGACCGCTTCGTGCGCGCTCCCGAGGCGGCCCGCCAGGGGCTGCTGCAGATCGACGAGGTGCGCGCGGCGCGCAGCGAGGCACCGCCGGTGAGACGGGGCGCCGTCGCCAGGGGGCCCGAGGTCGAGCGGACCATCTCGGATGCGCAGGGCACCGAGCACCTGCCAGGGGTCCTGGTCCGCGGCGAGGGCGAGCCCGCGGGCGACGACGTCGCGGTGACCGAGGCGTACGACGCGCTCGGCGCGACGCACGCGCTGTTCCTCGAGGCCTACGGGCGGTCGAGCATCGACGGTGCCGGCCTGCCCCTCGACGCGACCGTGCACTACGGCCAGGACTACGACAACGCGTTCTGGAACGGCGAGCGGATGGTCTTCGGCGACGGCGACGGCGAGGTGTTCCGCCGGTTCACCGCCTCGGTCAGCGTCATCGGCCACGAGCTCGCCCACGGCGTGACGCAGTACACGGCGAACCTCGAGTACCAGGGGCAGTCTGGTGCGCTGAACGAGTCGGTCAGCGACGTCTTCGGCGCGCTGGTCGAGCAGCACCTGTTCGACCAGACGGCCGAGCAGGCGACGTGGCTGATCGGCGAGGGTCTCTTCACCGAGGCCGTCGAGGGCCGCGCGCTCCGCTCGATGTCGGCGCCCGGCACGGCGTACGACGACGACGTGCTCGGCAAGGACCCCCAGCCGGCGCACATGGACGACTACGTCGAGACGACCGACGACAACGGGGGCGTGCACCTCAACTCGGGCATCCCGAACCGGGCGTTCTTCCTCGTCGCCGACGCCCTCGGCGGCCGCGCGTGGGAGCGTGCGGGGCAGGTCTGGTACGACACGCTCGTCGGCGGGCTCGTGTCGACGACCGCCTCCTTCGCGGAGTTCGCCGCGGCGACCGTCTCGGCCGCCGCCGCCCGGTACGGGGAGGACTCGGAGGAGGCGCGGGCCACGACCGCGGGCTGGCAGGGCGTGGGCGTCGAGCCGGCGGCCTGA
- a CDS encoding DinB family protein: MAAAQEVAAAQVTAAAQEAAAAQVTAAAQEAAEEVQEAAAHGAAAAREAVAAGARRRHAGGMDEKETLQRYLTKQRADLLTKLDGLDEYDVRRPLVSSGTNLLGLVKHVASVQLGYLGEVFDRPSPLEMPWLTDTSEPEADLWATEDETREAIVAFAGHSAEHADATVAALDLDSPGVVPWWPADRRDVTLHSILVHLCVETARHAGHADLVRELVDGRLGNGATDQNVPDRDVEGWRAHHDRVEAAARAAGRPEATR; this comes from the coding sequence GTGGCGGCAGCGCAGGAGGTGGCGGCAGCGCAGGTGACGGCGGCAGCGCAGGAGGCGGCGGCAGCGCAGGTGACGGCGGCAGCGCAGGAGGCGGCGGAAGAAGTGCAGGAGGCGGCGGCGCACGGGGCAGCGGCGGCGCGGGAGGCGGTGGCGGCGGGGGCAAGGAGGCGGCACGCTGGGGGCATGGACGAGAAAGAGACCCTGCAGCGCTACCTCACGAAGCAGCGCGCCGACCTGCTGACGAAGCTCGACGGGCTCGACGAGTACGACGTGCGACGGCCGCTCGTGTCCAGCGGCACGAACCTGCTCGGTCTCGTCAAGCACGTCGCGAGCGTCCAGCTCGGCTATCTCGGCGAGGTGTTCGACCGGCCGTCGCCCCTCGAGATGCCGTGGCTGACGGACACGAGCGAGCCGGAGGCGGACCTCTGGGCGACCGAGGACGAGACCCGGGAGGCGATCGTCGCGTTCGCGGGACACTCCGCCGAGCACGCCGACGCGACCGTCGCAGCGCTCGACCTGGACTCCCCCGGCGTGGTGCCCTGGTGGCCGGCGGACCGTCGCGACGTGACCCTGCACTCGATCCTCGTGCACCTGTGCGTCGAGACGGCGCGTCACGCGGGCCACGCCGACCTCGTCCGCGAGCTGGTCGACGGTCGACTCGGCAACGGAGCGACCGACCAGAACGTCCCCGATCGGGACGTCGAGGGCTGGCGGGCTCACCACGACCGGGTGGAGGCGGCGGCCCGGGCCGCCGGGCGCCCGGAAGCGACGCGATAG
- the rpsO gene encoding 30S ribosomal protein S15, which produces MALAPDVKTRIIEDYATHPGDTGSPEVQIAVMTQRILDLTEHLKEHKHDHHSRRGLLLLVGQRRRLLGYLSKVDIERYRTLIGRLGLRR; this is translated from the coding sequence ATGGCACTCGCACCTGACGTCAAGACCCGGATCATCGAAGACTACGCGACCCACCCCGGCGACACCGGATCCCCCGAGGTCCAGATCGCCGTGATGACCCAGCGCATCCTCGACCTCACCGAGCACCTCAAAGAGCACAAGCACGACCACCACTCGCGTCGTGGTCTGCTGCTCCTCGTGGGCCAGCGCCGCCGTCTCCTGGGCTACCTGTCCAAGGTCGACATCGAGCGCTACCGCACGCTGATCGGTCGTCTCGGCCTGCGTCGCTAG
- a CDS encoding VanZ family protein: MRRAVLLLFSLVYLAGVAWMTLRPSVYGDGTSELLWRALDFLGRHEETSWITFARVEAAANVAMFVPMGMFPALLLPKRAWWVGVVVGFAATCAIETYQATALSTTRFSDPQDILMNTIGAAVGAAFVGLVLPRSRRSRAKRSSARPSPVW, translated from the coding sequence ATGCGCCGCGCCGTCCTCCTCCTCTTCAGCCTCGTCTACCTCGCCGGGGTGGCCTGGATGACGCTGCGCCCGTCCGTCTACGGCGACGGGACGTCCGAGCTCCTCTGGCGTGCGCTCGACTTCCTCGGCCGGCACGAGGAGACGAGCTGGATCACGTTCGCCAGGGTCGAGGCGGCGGCCAACGTCGCCATGTTCGTGCCGATGGGCATGTTCCCCGCGCTGCTCCTCCCGAAGCGCGCCTGGTGGGTCGGCGTCGTGGTCGGCTTCGCCGCGACCTGCGCCATCGAGACCTACCAGGCGACCGCCCTGTCGACGACTCGGTTCTCCGACCCGCAGGACATCCTGATGAACACGATCGGCGCCGCCGTCGGGGCCGCGTTCGTCGGTCTCGTCCTGCCGAGGAGCCGACGTTCGCGCGCCAAGCGCAGCTCCGCCCGCCCGTCGCCCGTCTGGTAA
- a CDS encoding aldo/keto reductase, whose product MTAPSIGLADGRTIPALGLGTYGMDGDEGAGQVATAIESGYRLLDTALNYGNEAAVGEAVRRVDVPRDELVVTSKLPGRHHGYDETLASFEETRKNLGLDFVDLYLIHWPLPRVDKYVDSFRAFVKLQEDGLVGSVGVSNFTEEHLQRVADETGVVPVVNQIELHPYFPQAGMRAVHERMGIVTESWSPLAKQSELLQEAVVTEIARAHGKTPTQVVLRWHVQLGAVPVPKSADPGRQRENLDVFDFELSDDEVARISGLERGRLWDGDPETHEEF is encoded by the coding sequence ATGACGGCCCCCTCGATCGGCCTCGCCGACGGCCGGACCATCCCGGCCCTCGGCCTCGGCACGTACGGGATGGACGGCGACGAGGGCGCGGGCCAGGTCGCCACGGCGATCGAGTCCGGCTACCGCCTCCTCGACACGGCCCTGAACTACGGCAACGAGGCGGCGGTCGGCGAGGCCGTCCGCCGCGTCGACGTGCCTCGCGACGAGCTCGTCGTCACGTCGAAGCTGCCGGGCCGCCACCACGGCTACGACGAGACGCTCGCGAGCTTCGAGGAGACCCGGAAGAACCTGGGTCTCGACTTCGTCGACCTGTACCTGATCCACTGGCCGCTGCCGCGGGTCGACAAGTACGTCGACTCGTTCCGCGCGTTCGTGAAGCTGCAGGAGGACGGCCTCGTCGGCAGCGTCGGCGTCTCCAACTTCACCGAGGAGCACCTGCAGCGCGTCGCCGACGAGACCGGCGTCGTGCCCGTGGTGAACCAGATCGAGCTGCACCCGTACTTCCCCCAGGCGGGGATGCGCGCCGTGCACGAGCGCATGGGCATCGTCACCGAGAGCTGGAGCCCGCTCGCCAAGCAGAGCGAGCTGCTGCAGGAGGCGGTGGTCACCGAGATCGCGCGTGCCCACGGCAAGACGCCCACGCAGGTCGTCCTGCGCTGGCACGTCCAGCTCGGCGCCGTGCCCGTGCCCAAGTCGGCCGACCCCGGCCGCCAGCGCGAGAACCTCGACGTCTTCGACTTCGAGCTGTCCGACGACGAGGTGGCGCGCATCAGCGGCCTCGAGCGCGGCCGGCTCTGGGACGGCGACCCCGAGACGCACGAGGAGTTCTAG
- a CDS encoding UvrD-helicase domain-containing protein, with the protein MVSSELERERAYVATLYARLDELKADARVRLESTRREAVGGNHQSRSERDAFAKLYEDTITQLGAVDERLAFGRLELERPDETGSALRYIGRVGLRDRQHHPILLDWRVPGASAFYQATAATPMGVRARRHLTLAGRAVTRLEDEVFDPDLLDRDDVQLQGEGALMAALTAQRTGRMTDIVATIQAEQDRIIRSELDGVLVVQGGPGTGKTAVALHRAAYLLYSHRDRLRGSGVLIVGPSRSFLRYIEQVLPSLGESGVVLSSLGGLYPDLETQVDDAPDVAALKGSAEMAELIKRAVRSRQVRPTQATTIDINGERLVVQPELIGDAMRRAQERGKQHNLGRVTFNKAALSALTRLLVSQMREHGTTVDESDEAVLREDIRQSHDVRVLLNTAWMPLSAEKLIEDLFARPNWLATITQRWTPAQRALLQRPRGSQFTISDVPLLDEAAELLGEFQAGVDPDKLARKQQRKRDIENAERAIENMGVEGMVSAEQIAGGFAERAASMTTSERAAGDRTWAFGHVVVDEAQELSPMQWRLLSRRCPLRSFTVVGDIAQASSPAAASSWDRALQALLGRRRGSSVAGTTAPWRLEELTVNYRTPSQIVEHAERLAVENGLTITASRSVRSSEWPVREIAVPALAATGDSRGGAAHDALVAAVVEAVAADRGIDSEGTLAVIAPQHLVADLVSGLDPLFPGLVAPGTASLTRPISVLSPATSKGLEFDSVVIVDPEGIRTGAARGAASLYVAMTRPTQRLTVVG; encoded by the coding sequence CTGGTGTCATCTGAGCTGGAGCGCGAACGCGCCTACGTGGCCACGCTGTACGCGCGTCTGGACGAGCTGAAGGCCGACGCCCGCGTGCGTCTCGAGAGCACCCGGCGAGAGGCCGTGGGCGGCAACCACCAGAGCCGCAGCGAGCGAGACGCCTTCGCGAAGCTCTACGAGGACACGATCACCCAGCTGGGCGCCGTCGACGAGCGGCTGGCCTTCGGCCGGCTCGAGCTCGAGCGTCCCGACGAGACGGGCAGCGCCCTCCGCTACATCGGCCGCGTCGGCCTGCGCGACCGGCAGCACCACCCGATCCTGCTCGACTGGCGCGTGCCCGGCGCCAGCGCCTTCTACCAGGCCACCGCGGCGACGCCGATGGGCGTCCGCGCCCGCCGTCACCTGACGCTCGCCGGCCGCGCCGTCACCCGCCTCGAGGACGAGGTCTTCGACCCCGACCTGCTCGACCGCGACGACGTGCAGCTGCAGGGCGAGGGCGCGCTGATGGCGGCCCTCACGGCGCAGCGCACAGGTCGCATGACCGACATCGTGGCCACGATCCAGGCCGAGCAGGACCGGATCATCCGGTCGGAGCTCGACGGCGTCCTCGTCGTCCAGGGCGGGCCCGGCACCGGCAAGACGGCCGTGGCCCTCCACCGCGCCGCGTACCTGCTCTACTCGCACCGGGACCGCCTGCGCGGCTCTGGCGTCCTCATCGTCGGCCCGTCCCGCTCGTTCCTGCGGTACATCGAGCAGGTCCTGCCGTCGCTCGGCGAGAGCGGCGTCGTGCTGTCGAGCCTCGGCGGGCTCTACCCCGACCTCGAGACCCAGGTCGACGACGCCCCCGACGTGGCAGCCCTCAAGGGCTCGGCCGAGATGGCCGAGCTGATCAAGCGCGCGGTGCGCTCGCGGCAGGTCCGGCCCACGCAGGCGACGACGATCGACATCAACGGCGAGCGGCTCGTCGTGCAGCCCGAGCTGATCGGCGACGCGATGCGGCGTGCGCAAGAGCGCGGCAAGCAGCACAACCTCGGCAGGGTCACGTTCAACAAGGCCGCGCTCTCGGCGCTGACCCGCCTGCTCGTGTCGCAGATGCGCGAGCACGGCACGACGGTCGACGAGTCGGACGAGGCGGTGCTCCGCGAGGACATCCGGCAGTCGCACGACGTGCGCGTGCTGCTCAACACGGCGTGGATGCCGCTGTCGGCCGAGAAGCTGATCGAAGATCTGTTCGCGCGCCCGAACTGGCTCGCGACCATCACGCAGCGCTGGACCCCGGCTCAGCGCGCCCTGCTCCAGCGCCCCCGCGGGTCGCAGTTCACGATCTCCGACGTGCCGCTGCTCGACGAGGCCGCCGAGCTGCTCGGCGAGTTCCAGGCCGGGGTCGACCCCGACAAGCTGGCCCGCAAGCAGCAGCGCAAGCGCGACATCGAGAACGCCGAGCGCGCGATCGAGAACATGGGCGTCGAGGGCATGGTGTCGGCCGAGCAGATCGCGGGCGGCTTCGCCGAGCGGGCCGCGTCCATGACCACCTCCGAGCGCGCAGCCGGCGACCGCACCTGGGCCTTCGGACACGTGGTCGTCGACGAGGCGCAGGAGCTGTCGCCCATGCAGTGGCGCCTGCTGTCGCGCCGCTGCCCGCTGCGCTCGTTCACCGTCGTCGGGGACATCGCCCAGGCGTCCAGCCCGGCCGCCGCCTCCTCGTGGGACAGGGCGCTCCAGGCCCTGCTCGGCCGTCGTCGCGGGTCGAGCGTCGCCGGCACCACGGCGCCCTGGCGCCTCGAAGAACTGACGGTCAACTACCGGACGCCCAGCCAGATCGTCGAGCACGCCGAGCGCCTCGCGGTCGAGAACGGGCTGACGATCACGGCGAGCCGGTCGGTCCGCTCGAGCGAGTGGCCGGTCCGCGAGATCGCGGTGCCTGCCCTCGCCGCCACGGGCGACAGCCGAGGAGGCGCGGCGCACGACGCCCTCGTCGCCGCGGTCGTCGAGGCGGTCGCCGCCGACCGCGGCATCGACTCCGAGGGCACCCTCGCCGTCATCGCCCCCCAGCACCTCGTGGCCGACCTGGTCTCGGGGCTCGACCCGCTGTTCCCCGGGCTGGTGGCGCCGGGCACGGCGTCGCTGACCCGACCGATCTCCGTGCTCAGCCCCGCGACGTCGAAGGGGCTCGAGTTCGACAGCGTCGTGATCGTCGACCCCGAGGGCATCCGCACGGGCGCTGCCCGCGGCGCGGCGAGCCTCTACGTGGCGATGACCCGGCCGACGCAGCGCCTCACGGTCGTCGGCTAG
- a CDS encoding protealysin inhibitor emfourin, producing MMVTVQRSGGFAGLTRTWQVDVDAEPDTESWLVLLDLVPWQEAPAPTQPVQPDRFVWVISAETSPAKKAKLPEQQVTGPWRELVDRVREVSDAERAADGHGTRPDSAAPGREG from the coding sequence ATGATGGTGACCGTCCAGAGGTCCGGCGGCTTCGCCGGGCTCACCCGCACCTGGCAGGTCGACGTCGACGCCGAGCCCGACACCGAGTCCTGGCTCGTGCTGCTCGACCTGGTGCCCTGGCAGGAGGCCCCCGCCCCGACCCAGCCGGTGCAGCCCGATCGCTTCGTGTGGGTGATCTCGGCGGAGACGTCGCCGGCCAAGAAGGCGAAGCTGCCCGAGCAGCAGGTGACCGGGCCCTGGCGAGAGCTCGTCGACCGGGTGCGCGAGGTGAGTGACGCCGAGCGGGCTGCCGACGGACACGGCACCCGACCGGACTCCGCCGCGCCAGGACGCGAGGGCTAG
- a CDS encoding adenine phosphoribosyltransferase — protein MTASDASALVDRMIAVVPDFPVPGILFRDVTPLFSDADAFATVTAALSEPFDGAFTAVAGIEARGFALAGGIAIEQGVGVLTVRKAGKLPGEVLSESYALEYGEATLELRPSQLPPGTRVLVVDDVLATGGTADATVTLLERAGYEVVGIAVLLELDGLPGRERLASRIPVHALGSAPA, from the coding sequence ATGACCGCCTCCGACGCCTCCGCCCTCGTCGACCGCATGATCGCCGTCGTGCCCGACTTCCCCGTCCCCGGGATCCTGTTCCGCGACGTGACGCCGCTCTTCTCCGACGCGGACGCCTTCGCGACCGTGACCGCCGCCCTCTCCGAGCCGTTCGACGGGGCCTTCACGGCCGTGGCCGGCATCGAGGCCCGGGGCTTCGCGCTCGCCGGCGGCATCGCGATCGAGCAGGGCGTCGGCGTCCTCACCGTGCGGAAGGCCGGCAAGCTGCCCGGCGAGGTCCTGAGCGAGAGCTACGCGCTCGAGTACGGCGAGGCGACGCTCGAGCTGCGGCCGAGCCAGCTGCCGCCGGGCACGCGGGTGCTGGTGGTCGACGACGTCCTCGCGACGGGCGGCACGGCCGACGCGACCGTCACCCTGCTCGAGCGCGCGGGCTACGAGGTCGTGGGCATCGCCGTGCTGCTCGAGCTCGACGGCCTGCCCGGCCGCGAGCGCCTCGCGTCGCGCATCCCCGTGCACGCCCTCGGCAGCGCTCCCGCCTGA